A genomic window from Dehalococcoidia bacterium includes:
- a CDS encoding YvcK family protein, which produces MWVLKRYLRGEMEVIRRSRFIKWLYPGMHIKRWLLLLMIGVAMAGLGIAYFLREIYVSFTFPPIFYYLTLQFIPQWGRGTLFVGLALVAVVVAVWQLNRSILSALLPHQVNGHRPLVDVIYSHRFLRRGPKIVAIGGGTGLSVLLRGLKSYTANITAVVTVADDGGSSGRLRQEMGVLPPGDVRNCIVALADAEPLMTQLFQYRFPEGSALAGHSFGNLFIVAMMGVVGSFEEAIRQTSRVLAVRGEILPSTLENVTLCARTDGGTLEGESRIGGGHGRILEVYLSPPDPPACPEAVRAILEADMIVLGPGSLYTSIIPNLLVRGIRQAILASSALKVYVCNVATQPGESDGCGVAEHVKAIEDHVGRPFLDVVVVNSNIAPLKPEWRAEPVCITSPIPRSLRVVQEDVVDERDRRRHDPQKLARVLMALYYEREQRAQPLSLNEVSR; this is translated from the coding sequence ATGTGGGTGCTTAAGCGTTATCTTAGGGGAGAGATGGAGGTCATCAGGCGGTCCAGGTTCATCAAGTGGCTCTACCCCGGCATGCACATCAAGCGCTGGCTGCTGCTCCTCATGATAGGGGTGGCCATGGCTGGCCTGGGCATCGCCTATTTCCTGCGCGAGATATACGTCTCCTTCACCTTCCCCCCCATCTTTTACTACCTGACCCTCCAGTTCATACCTCAATGGGGCAGGGGCACCCTGTTCGTGGGTCTAGCGCTAGTGGCGGTAGTGGTGGCCGTGTGGCAGCTCAACCGGTCCATCCTTAGCGCCCTGCTCCCTCACCAGGTGAACGGCCACCGTCCCCTGGTGGACGTCATCTACAGCCACCGCTTCCTGCGGCGAGGGCCTAAGATAGTGGCCATCGGCGGGGGGACGGGCCTCTCGGTGCTCTTGAGGGGCCTTAAGTCCTACACGGCCAACATCACTGCCGTGGTGACGGTGGCCGATGACGGGGGCTCCTCAGGGCGGCTGCGGCAGGAGATGGGCGTGCTACCACCGGGGGACGTGCGCAACTGTATCGTGGCCCTGGCCGATGCCGAACCCCTCATGACCCAGCTCTTCCAGTACCGCTTCCCCGAGGGCTCAGCCCTGGCTGGCCACTCCTTCGGCAACCTGTTCATCGTGGCCATGATGGGCGTGGTGGGCAGCTTCGAAGAGGCCATACGCCAGACCAGCCGCGTCCTGGCCGTGCGCGGCGAGATCCTCCCCTCCACCTTGGAGAACGTCACCCTCTGCGCCCGCACCGATGGTGGCACCCTGGAGGGCGAATCCAGGATAGGGGGCGGCCACGGTCGCATCCTAGAGGTCTACCTATCGCCCCCTGACCCTCCCGCCTGTCCGGAGGCGGTGCGGGCCATCCTAGAGGCGGACATGATCGTCTTGGGCCCTGGCAGCCTTTACACCAGCATCATACCCAACCTCCTGGTGCGGGGGATCCGACAGGCCATCCTGGCATCCTCCGCCCTAAAGGTATACGTGTGTAACGTGGCCACCCAGCCTGGGGAGTCGGACGGCTGTGGGGTGGCCGAGCACGTGAAGGCCATTGAGGACCATGTGGGCCGTCCTTTCCTGGACGTAGTGGTGGTCAACTCCAACATCGCCCCCCTCAAGCCCGAGTGGCGGGCAGAGCCAGTGTGCATCACATCGCCTATTCCTCGCTCCCTACGGGTGGTGCAAGAGGACGTGGTGGACGAGAGGGACAGGCGCCGCCACGACCCCCAAAAGCTGGCCCGTGTCCTCATGGCCCTCTACTATGAGAGGGAGCAGAGAGCCCAGCCCCTGTCCCTAAACGAGGTGAGCCGGTGA
- a CDS encoding preprotein translocase subunit SecG, producing MSLTDTLRVAMILVSMALLGAIILQVRGEGLRAYQGTSLTRTRRGLEKTLFQLTVALATLFVVLAALNLAVAS from the coding sequence GTGAGCCTCACCGATACCCTGAGGGTGGCCATGATCCTGGTGTCTATGGCCCTGCTGGGGGCCATCATCCTGCAGGTGCGGGGGGAGGGGCTGCGCGCCTATCAGGGGACAAGCCTCACCCGCACCCGACGGGGCCTGGAGAAGACCCTGTTCCAGCTCACGGTGGCCCTCGCTACCCTGTTCGTGGTTCTGGCCGCCCTCAACCTGGCCGTCGCTAGTTAG